CCACGTAGGAGACCCCGTCGATGGTCTGCGGATAGGACGGCACCTGCACGCCCCGCAGGGCGTCCGCGGGCAGCGACCGGAACGCGAGGAGCAGGTCCTCCACGGGTACGCCGTTGGTGTCCACGGTCAGCGAGCCGCCCACCGCCCGCAGCACCCGGTCGAGCTTCACGGGGTCGCTGCGCAGGCGGGTCTCCCCCGCCTTGTCCAGCACGGCGCGGAGCATCTGCTGCTGGTGCCGCTGCCGGTCGTAGTCCCCGCCGGGCAGGTCGTAGCGCTGCCGGACGTAGTCGAGCGTGCGGGCGCCGTCCATCTGCTGACAGCCGGGGGTGAAGAGGGTCTTCGTGTGGATGGACCGGACCTGCGTGTCCACGCACATCCGGATGCCGCCCAGCAGGTCGATGACCTGCTTGAAGCCGGAGAAGTCGACCAGCGCGGCACCGTCGAAGCGGATCCCGGTGAGCCGGGTCAGGGTGGCCGAGAGCAGCCGCGCGCCGCCCGCCCCGCCGCCGCCGTGCTCGTACGCGGCATTGATCTTGTCCTGGCCGCCGCCCCACCCGCTGGCGGGCGGGATGGCGACCAGCAGGTCCCGCGGCACGGAGATCAGGTACGCCTGTTGCATGCCGGCCGGCACGTGCACGATGAGCACGGTGTCGGAGCGCTGGTCGTCCGGGTTGGCGCCCGGCCGGTGGTCGGAGCCGATCAGCAGGTAGTTCAGCGGGCCGGAGAGGTCGGTGCGACGAATCCGGGCGGTCGGGTCGAGGAGTTGCTCCTTGACCACCGTGCGGTCGTACCGGTTCGTCAGCCAGTGCAGTCCCGCCACGGCGACGCCGGCCAGCAGGGCGAGCACGAGGCCCGTGCCGAGCAACCAGCGGGGCCAGCGGGCGGGTCGACCCCGCCCGGGTGTGGTCCGTGCTGGCCTGGACGTGGCACCCTCCCCGCAGCCGTGACGTGAGACCCGCTCACGTCAGGCTACGGTCCTCGGTCGCCCGGCGGTGCCGCTTTCGCCGCAGCACCCGCCGGGCCACCGGGGTCACTTACGGGTGGAGAGCACGCTCGGGTTGGCCACCACGAACTCGGCGAGCTTGTCGTCCTTGACCGCCCGGAACATCTCCATGCTCAGCTCGTTGAGCGTCTCCCGGGTGTGGTCCGCATTGGGGCTGTACGTGCCGCCGTTGGTGCGCAGCGTGGTGAGGTCGTTGCCGTTGACGCCCTTCAGGGTGAAGATGAAGTCGTCGATCTTGGTGTTGCCCGTGTCCAGGACGAACGCCTTGCCGGCCGCCTTGATCAGCGCGTTCAGCTTGATCGGGTTGCTCAGCGTGCCGCTCTCGGTCGCCTTCTTCGCCATCGCCTTGATCAGCTGCTGCTGGTTCTGCTGGCGGTCGTAGTCGCTGTTCGGCAGGCCGTAGCGCTGGCGGGCGTAGTCGAGCGCCTCCCAGCCCTCCATCTCCTTGCAGCCCTTCTTGTGCACCACCGGGGTCATCGGCTTGCCGGTCTTCTTGGCGTCCGCGTTCCACATCGGCTTGCCGTCGACCCACGACATGTGGTGCGAGGGGACCTCGTGGCTGACGCAGATCCGGACGGTGCCGAGGGCGTCGATGACGTTCTTGAAGCCGCCGAAGTTGATGATCGCGGCGCCGTCGAAGCTGATCCCGGTCATCTTCTTGATGGTCTTGGCCATCAGCTGGGCACCGCCCTCCCAGCCGCCGCCGTTGCGGGCGCCGGCCTGGAAGGCTGCGTTGATCTTGTCGGTGCCGCCCTTGTAGCCGCTCTTCTCGAAGGCCGGGATCTGCGCCTCGGTGTCCCGGGGGATCG
This genomic interval from Micromonospora sp. CCTCC AA 2012012 contains the following:
- a CDS encoding LCP family protein — its product is MLGTGLVLALLAGVAVAGLHWLTNRYDRTVVKEQLLDPTARIRRTDLSGPLNYLLIGSDHRPGANPDDQRSDTVLIVHVPAGMQQAYLISVPRDLLVAIPPASGWGGGQDKINAAYEHGGGGAGGARLLSATLTRLTGIRFDGAALVDFSGFKQVIDLLGGIRMCVDTQVRSIHTKTLFTPGCQQMDGARTLDYVRQRYDLPGGDYDRQRHQQQMLRAVLDKAGETRLRSDPVKLDRVLRAVGGSLTVDTNGVPVEDLLLAFRSLPADALRGVQVPSYPQTIDGVSYVVLDNGGGGLFEAVRGTRMPDWAGTNPRWVTRL
- a CDS encoding LCP family protein, whose amino-acid sequence is MPVQTSRRPQSLEPGAPGRVPPVIPTQPGPGGRGNGGAKKKRRKDPLWARLTVIFGAVLMMTSGIAIVGSKAVIGQATGNIAQRNLLGDAGKTDAEGGASLEGPIDMLLLGVDARARWAADDVRSDTIIILHIPASHDQAYLISIPRDTEAQIPAFEKSGYKGGTDKINAAFQAGARNGGGWEGGAQLMAKTIKKMTGISFDGAAIINFGGFKNVIDALGTVRICVSHEVPSHHMSWVDGKPMWNADAKKTGKPMTPVVHKKGCKEMEGWEALDYARQRYGLPNSDYDRQQNQQQLIKAMAKKATESGTLSNPIKLNALIKAAGKAFVLDTGNTKIDDFIFTLKGVNGNDLTTLRTNGGTYSPNADHTRETLNELSMEMFRAVKDDKLAEFVVANPSVLSTRK